A single genomic interval of Candidatus Polarisedimenticolia bacterium harbors:
- a CDS encoding ABC transporter permease has protein sequence MAIPLKYNLRNLMVRKVSTAMTVLGVALVVTVFLLVMSLAEGVRKTFQTSVSPLNLIVMRVGAQSDVQSFVLRDQVETIKALPGIARDEKGQPLVSPESVILINVPRRDGKKTNVIVRGVQPAAFQLRPPLPIVEGRMFRYGTNEAIVSRRTKERFASTEVGRTIQSGSQKWQVVGIFDAKGSPYDSEIWADAHDVQAQTRRDQGFSIVRVRVPDLASRDRFAAAVKGNQQVKLDAKPEDLYYEEQMGTAKPIQFLAYFVAVLMAVGASFGAMNTMYAQVSARIREIATLRALGFPRHSILLSFVLESLALGVLGGLVGGVIATLVVKFFLTAPTGTQNFNTFAEILFNFQLSTWLLVAGMIFSVAIGLFGGFFPAARAARLKIINALREA, from the coding sequence ATGGCGATCCCCCTGAAGTACAACCTGCGCAACCTGATGGTCCGGAAGGTCTCGACCGCCATGACGGTGCTGGGCGTGGCGCTGGTGGTGACGGTGTTCCTGCTGGTGATGTCGCTCGCCGAGGGGGTGCGCAAGACCTTCCAGACCTCCGTCTCGCCGCTCAACTTGATCGTCATGCGCGTCGGCGCGCAGTCCGACGTGCAGAGCTTCGTCCTGAGGGATCAGGTGGAGACCATCAAGGCGCTGCCGGGGATCGCCCGCGACGAGAAGGGACAGCCGCTGGTGTCGCCCGAATCGGTGATCCTGATCAACGTCCCGCGCCGCGACGGCAAGAAGACCAACGTGATTGTGCGGGGCGTCCAGCCGGCGGCCTTTCAGCTGCGGCCGCCCTTGCCCATCGTGGAAGGGCGGATGTTCCGCTACGGCACCAACGAGGCGATCGTCTCGCGCCGCACGAAGGAGCGCTTCGCCAGCACCGAGGTGGGACGGACGATCCAGTCGGGCTCGCAGAAATGGCAGGTGGTGGGGATCTTCGACGCCAAGGGGTCGCCGTACGATTCCGAGATCTGGGCCGACGCGCACGACGTGCAGGCGCAGACTCGGCGGGACCAGGGCTTCTCCATCGTGCGGGTGCGGGTTCCCGACCTGGCGAGCCGCGACCGCTTCGCCGCGGCGGTGAAGGGGAACCAGCAGGTGAAGCTGGACGCCAAGCCCGAGGACCTCTACTACGAGGAGCAGATGGGCACCGCGAAGCCGATCCAGTTCCTGGCTTATTTCGTGGCCGTCCTGATGGCGGTGGGGGCCTCCTTCGGCGCCATGAACACGATGTACGCGCAGGTCTCCGCGCGCATCCGCGAGATCGCCACGCTGCGCGCTCTGGGCTTCCCGCGGCACTCCATCCTCCTGTCGTTCGTATTGGAGTCGCTCGCGCTGGGGGTGCTGGGCGGCCTGGTCGGAGGGGTCATCGCCACCCTGGTGGTCAAGTTCTTCCTCACCGCGCCGACCGGGACGCAGAACTTCAACACCTTCGCCGAAATCCTGTTCAACTTCCAGCTCTCGACCTGGCTCCTGGTCGCCGGGATGATCTTCTCGGTGGCCATCGGGCTGTTCGGCGGCTTCTTCCCCGCCGCTCGCGCGGCCCGGCTGAAGATCATCAACGCCCTGCGCGAAGCTTGA
- a CDS encoding mucoidy inhibitor MuiA family protein has translation MPILLEEADPMDVIRAVRRAACAAFLPLCAGIAGAAELKPVSRVTGVTVYRDGALITRESKVSLTPGDHRILLEEIPSVADPSSVRVTGSGAGGMTLGGVEISQEFRAANLTPEYRQLQDEMQELIGEMGSLDDRQKSINSLREFLSGLKASAGQESSKDLLARGFAVDSWQKAFQFLSERLNGLAAEERAMAPKRKDLSEQIEVRRQKLSQLASQGGLQRWSAAVLVASAHGGELTLRTTYLARGASWQPLYDARLEPSTGKVELVWQAQITQNTGEDWKEVAVSLSTTRPAAGIDLPQLASLTLVPAPMAPVAKAKAARKEANQAAPEADYRDALTLADGAEGGFVGGVVSAVPAPAPAEMAEAETSRRDVAVTFDLPGKLDIPSDAQPHKHRVASRDLEGKTEYRTIPKLNPAVFIISSVTLTGEVPLLPGRVQHFVGPDLVGSSWMIDRAAGEEFPLSFGPDDRLKAERKPIWRKVEQKGKDDEIDYKFVTTLENHLGGDAALELKDRIPVSGDERITVSLDEKETSAGFTRDPKEPGILTWPVTVPKGGKKEITLRYRVRAPRGWPVSGIE, from the coding sequence ATGCCCATCCTTTTGGAGGAGGCCGATCCCATGGATGTGATCCGAGCCGTAAGGCGCGCCGCGTGCGCGGCTTTTCTGCCGCTCTGCGCCGGAATTGCGGGCGCCGCCGAACTCAAGCCTGTTTCGCGCGTCACCGGGGTCACCGTCTACCGCGACGGGGCCCTGATCACCCGGGAGTCCAAGGTGAGCCTGACCCCAGGCGATCATCGGATCCTGCTGGAGGAGATCCCCTCCGTTGCCGACCCCAGCTCGGTGCGGGTCACCGGCAGCGGCGCGGGCGGCATGACGCTCGGGGGCGTCGAGATCTCGCAGGAGTTCCGCGCCGCCAATCTCACGCCCGAGTACCGGCAGCTGCAGGACGAGATGCAAGAACTGATCGGGGAGATGGGCAGCCTGGACGATCGCCAGAAGTCGATCAACTCGCTGCGGGAATTCCTCTCCGGCCTCAAGGCGTCCGCCGGACAGGAATCGAGCAAGGACCTCCTGGCCCGCGGCTTCGCGGTCGACTCGTGGCAGAAGGCTTTCCAGTTCCTGTCGGAGCGTCTCAACGGCCTCGCGGCCGAGGAGCGCGCCATGGCGCCCAAGCGCAAGGACCTTTCCGAGCAAATCGAGGTGAGGCGCCAGAAGCTGAGCCAGCTCGCCTCCCAGGGCGGGCTCCAGCGCTGGAGTGCCGCGGTCCTGGTGGCCTCGGCGCACGGCGGTGAGTTGACGCTGCGGACGACCTACCTGGCGCGCGGAGCTTCCTGGCAGCCCTTGTACGACGCGCGTCTCGAGCCGTCCACCGGCAAGGTGGAGCTGGTCTGGCAGGCGCAGATCACCCAGAACACCGGCGAGGACTGGAAGGAGGTCGCCGTGTCGCTCTCGACGACCCGACCGGCGGCCGGGATCGACCTGCCGCAGCTCGCGAGCCTGACCCTCGTCCCGGCCCCGATGGCCCCTGTCGCGAAGGCGAAGGCCGCCAGGAAGGAGGCGAACCAGGCGGCCCCGGAGGCGGATTATCGGGACGCGCTGACCCTCGCGGATGGCGCCGAGGGCGGATTCGTCGGCGGGGTTGTTTCGGCGGTACCGGCGCCGGCGCCCGCCGAGATGGCCGAAGCCGAGACATCGCGGCGCGACGTGGCGGTCACCTTCGATCTGCCCGGGAAGCTGGACATCCCGAGCGACGCCCAGCCGCACAAGCATCGGGTCGCCTCCCGGGATCTGGAGGGAAAGACGGAATACCGGACCATCCCGAAGCTGAACCCGGCCGTCTTCATCATCTCGAGCGTCACCCTGACAGGGGAGGTTCCTCTGCTGCCGGGCCGGGTCCAGCATTTCGTCGGGCCGGATCTCGTGGGTAGCTCCTGGATGATCGATCGCGCGGCAGGAGAGGAATTCCCCCTTTCCTTCGGGCCGGATGATCGCCTCAAGGCGGAGCGCAAGCCGATCTGGAGGAAGGTCGAGCAGAAGGGGAAGGACGACGAGATCGACTACAAGTTCGTCACGACCCTGGAGAACCACCTCGGGGGCGACGCCGCCCTGGAGCTGAAGGACCGTATCCCGGTCTCGGGTGACGAGCGGATCACCGTGAGCCTGGACGAGAAGGAAACCAGCGCCGGCTTCACGCGGGACCCCAAGGAGCCCGGGATCCTCACCTGGCCCGTCACGGTCCCCAAGGGAGGGAAGAAAGAGATCACCCTGCGCTACCGGGTGCGCGCCCCCCGCGGATGGCCGGTGTCCGGGATCGAATGA
- a CDS encoding ABC transporter permease, giving the protein MKYFRLIWKNVFRKKTRAFLTMGSIILVMVLIIVLVSLLDALSGESAAGSLAGSRVVVQHATGLANFMPLGYRQKIEQIPGVVAVAPEIWFGGTYIDQRPEHFFGQLSTDPEVWPTINADVQIPAEQVKAWQAERDSFIAGSQLIDRYHWKIGDRISIQGSYIQTDLDLVLRGVYKGRDESNIFFHNKYLENTWAGRSGQTGIFFLRLRSPEDVPRVTDTINQMFENSDAPVKAMPEKEFTLQFLEMMGNVKLLVRSIAIIVLFTVVLIVANTMAMSARERVTEIAVIRALGFRRGQILAMVLSEALVLSLLAGLAGVIFSFPFTAFLVEGMKHSPVAMFAYNFKVSPATVLMAMAAAVTIGTLAGFVPAIRSSRVSIVNGLRQVV; this is encoded by the coding sequence GTGAAGTACTTCCGGCTGATCTGGAAGAACGTGTTCCGCAAGAAGACGCGCGCCTTCCTGACCATGGGCTCGATCATCCTGGTCATGGTGCTGATCATCGTCCTCGTCTCGCTGCTCGACGCCTTGTCGGGAGAGTCGGCCGCCGGGAGCCTCGCCGGATCGCGGGTCGTGGTGCAGCACGCCACCGGGCTGGCGAACTTCATGCCGCTGGGGTACCGGCAGAAGATCGAGCAGATCCCCGGGGTGGTGGCGGTGGCGCCCGAAATCTGGTTCGGAGGCACCTACATCGACCAGCGCCCGGAGCACTTCTTCGGACAGCTCTCCACCGACCCGGAGGTCTGGCCCACCATCAACGCCGACGTGCAGATTCCCGCCGAGCAGGTCAAGGCCTGGCAGGCGGAGCGCGACTCGTTCATCGCCGGCTCCCAGCTGATCGACCGCTACCACTGGAAGATCGGAGACCGGATCAGCATCCAGGGCTCCTACATCCAGACCGATCTCGACCTCGTCCTGCGCGGCGTCTACAAGGGGCGCGACGAGTCGAACATCTTCTTCCACAACAAGTACCTGGAGAACACCTGGGCGGGGCGCTCGGGCCAGACCGGGATCTTCTTCCTGCGCCTGCGATCGCCCGAGGACGTGCCGCGGGTCACGGATACCATCAACCAGATGTTCGAGAACAGCGACGCGCCGGTGAAGGCGATGCCCGAGAAGGAGTTCACGCTCCAGTTCCTGGAGATGATGGGCAACGTGAAGCTGCTGGTCCGCTCCATCGCCATCATCGTGCTGTTCACCGTCGTACTGATTGTCGCCAACACCATGGCGATGAGCGCGCGGGAGCGCGTCACCGAGATCGCCGTGATCCGGGCGCTGGGCTTTCGCCGCGGCCAGATCCTGGCAATGGTTCTCTCCGAAGCACTGGTGCTGTCGCTGCTCGCGGGCCTGGCGGGGGTGATCTTCTCCTTCCCGTTCACCGCCTTCCTGGTCGAGGGGATGAAACATTCACCGGTGGCGATGTTCGCCTACAACTTCAAGGTTTCTCCCGCCACCGTGCTGATGGCCATGGCGGCGGCCGTGACCATCGGCACGCTGGCCGGCTTCGTCCCGGCAATCCGCTCCTCGCGCGTCTCGATCGTCAACGGCTTGCGGCAGGTGGTGTGA
- a CDS encoding PilT/PilU family type 4a pilus ATPase, whose amino-acid sequence MAQFDRFAQSIFKFKADLLVIATGERVVLGFGTDKKPVSAEAATRTQVEGIVREIAPPHLAPQLSRDGEHEFLYRSPSGLVQVRVARKDSSVRLTAVPAASDAEEAPLPAAIPVLAETSTGEADGFMSEAAPESSAEPEAASEATSMDYPREEESSQDPPALFSQGEAPSPQALEAIEGLLRRLISEKCSDLHLSSGNPPMFRKDGTIVAVGGSATMSPATVREMVFAIAPAKSRREFDERHDTDFAYEIAGLARYRCNLYMDRLGVGGVFRVIPSKTPSVDELGLPKHILQLCQLSKGLVLVTGPTGSGKSTTLAALVDWINRNRTDHIITIEDPIEFVHANQKCLVNQRQVGVHTEGFKPALRAALREDPDIVLVGELRDLETMAIAIETAETGHLVFGTLHTNSAPSTVDRIIDQFPSDRQSQIRTMLSESLKGVVSQTLCRKKGGGRVAAYEILYVTSAISNLIREGKTFQIPSIMQTNKALGMTLMNEALLDLVHKGLVEPQEAYFKSAAKTEFKALLERNHIKIETT is encoded by the coding sequence ATGGCACAGTTCGATCGGTTCGCCCAGAGCATTTTCAAGTTCAAGGCCGACCTCCTCGTCATCGCCACGGGGGAGCGTGTCGTTCTCGGATTCGGAACCGACAAGAAGCCGGTGAGCGCCGAAGCCGCCACGCGCACACAGGTGGAAGGGATCGTCCGGGAGATTGCCCCGCCTCATCTCGCGCCTCAGCTCTCACGCGACGGCGAGCATGAGTTCCTCTACCGTTCTCCCTCGGGGTTGGTGCAGGTCCGGGTGGCCCGCAAGGACTCCTCGGTCCGGCTGACCGCCGTCCCCGCGGCCTCGGACGCGGAGGAAGCTCCGCTGCCGGCAGCGATTCCCGTCCTGGCAGAGACGTCGACCGGCGAGGCCGACGGGTTCATGTCAGAAGCCGCCCCCGAATCCTCGGCCGAACCTGAGGCTGCTTCGGAAGCCACCTCCATGGACTACCCGAGGGAGGAGGAATCCTCCCAGGACCCCCCGGCCCTGTTCAGCCAGGGCGAAGCCCCTTCCCCGCAGGCGCTGGAAGCCATCGAAGGATTGCTGCGTCGTCTGATCTCGGAGAAATGCTCCGATCTCCATTTGTCGAGCGGCAATCCGCCCATGTTCCGCAAGGACGGCACGATCGTCGCCGTAGGCGGCTCCGCGACGATGAGCCCGGCGACGGTGCGTGAGATGGTCTTCGCCATCGCGCCCGCCAAGAGCCGCCGGGAGTTCGACGAGCGCCACGACACCGATTTCGCCTACGAGATCGCGGGGCTGGCCCGTTACCGCTGCAATCTCTACATGGACCGTCTCGGCGTCGGCGGAGTCTTCCGGGTCATCCCGTCGAAGACGCCGAGCGTCGACGAGCTCGGACTGCCCAAGCACATCCTGCAGCTCTGCCAGCTGAGCAAAGGCCTCGTCCTGGTCACCGGCCCGACCGGCTCCGGGAAATCCACGACCCTGGCGGCGCTGGTGGACTGGATCAACCGCAACCGCACCGACCACATCATCACCATCGAGGATCCGATCGAGTTCGTCCACGCCAACCAGAAGTGCCTGGTGAACCAGAGGCAGGTGGGGGTGCACACCGAAGGTTTCAAGCCCGCCCTGCGCGCCGCCTTGCGCGAGGACCCCGACATCGTCCTGGTGGGGGAGCTGCGCGACCTGGAGACCATGGCCATCGCCATCGAGACGGCGGAGACGGGGCATCTCGTCTTCGGGACGCTGCACACCAACAGCGCGCCTTCGACCGTGGATCGAATCATCGACCAGTTCCCGTCCGACCGGCAGAGCCAGATCCGGACGATGCTGTCGGAATCGCTCAAGGGAGTCGTCTCCCAGACGCTGTGCCGCAAGAAAGGCGGCGGGCGCGTGGCGGCCTACGAGATCCTCTACGTCACCTCGGCCATCAGCAACCTGATCCGTGAAGGGAAGACCTTCCAGATCCCCTCCATCATGCAGACGAACAAGGCGCTCGGCATGACCCTGATGAACGAGGCGCTGCTGGATCTGGTCCACAAGGGCCTGGTGGAGCCGCAGGAGGCCTACTTCAAGTCGGCCGCCAAGACGGAATTCAAGGCCCTCCTCGAGCGCAACCACATCAAGATCGAAACCACCTAG